From a region of the Syngnathoides biaculeatus isolate LvHL_M chromosome 2, ASM1980259v1, whole genome shotgun sequence genome:
- the usp21 gene encoding ubiquitin carboxyl-terminal hydrolase 21 isoform X2, with translation MPGADCAKEEGSCKALCRNLVSQNGLQRETADISQSVLYTSLMGLLLVADNEKELLALGSGRAGLRNIGNTCFLNAIVQCLSHTRGLRDYCLLKSYRHDKFSKEEPRLTEAFSQVLSGLWNTKEEDTIVNPRQFYNIFRDAVPYFSGYSQQDAQEFLRFLLEKLHTEINRKPNIRRPLKDPEQKYARFRISEEAAATWKKHLENDDSKIVDVFSGQLRSSLHCSVCSHYSNTFDVFCDLSLPIPKRCTAGEVTLKECLDFFSQEERLDKENSPMCERCNRHTESTKRMSIQRFPHVIVIHLNRFTTSRWAIGKSTAYVSFPITNLDLGPYGPVDCV, from the exons ATGCCTGGAGCCGACTGCGCCAAGGAAGAGGGTTCATGCAAGGCCTTGTGTCGAAACCTGGTGTCCCAGAACGGCCTGCAGAGAGAGACAGCTGATATCTCGCAGTCTGTACTCTACACCTCCCTGATGGGGCTTCTGCTGGTCGCCGACAACGAG AAGGAGCTGCTTGCATTAGGAAGTGGAAGGGCTGGTCTTCGAAACATTGGCAACACT TGTTTCTTGAATGCAATAGTCCAATGTTTGTCTCACACTCGTGGCCTGCGGGACTACTGCCTCCTCAAGTCCTATAGACACGACAAATTCTCTAAGGAGGAGCCACGACTTACGGAAG CTTTCTCCCAGGTATTGTCTGGACTCTGGAATACAAAAGAAGAGGACACGATTGTAAATCCACGACAGTTTTATAACATTTTCAGAGATGCTGTGCCTTACTTCAGTGGCTACAG TCAACAGGATGCTCAGGAGTTTCTCAGATTTCTTTTGGAAAAGCTACACACCGAAATAAACCGCAAGCCCAACATTAGACGGCCATTGAAGGACCCAGAGCAAAAATATGCCAGATTTAG gatttCTGAAGAGGCAGCTGCTACTTGGAAGAAGCACTTAGAGAATGATGACAGCAAAATAGTCG ATGTGTTCTCGGGCCAGCTGCGCAGCTCGCTGCACTGCTCGGTGTGCTCCCACTACTCCAATACATTCGATGTGTTCTGTGACCTGTCACTGCCTATTCCCAAACGCTGCACAGCCGGAGAAGTGACGCTGAAGGAGTGCTTGGACTTCTTCTCCCAGGAGGAGAGGCTTGACAAGGAAAATTCACCT ATGTGTGAGAGGTGCAACAGGCACACAGAGAGCACTAAGCGCATGTCCATTCAGAGGTTTCCTCATGTTATTGTGATAC ACCTGAACCGTTTCACGACTTCACGGTGGGCGATCGGTAAAAGCACCGCCTATGTCTCCTTCCCAATCACCAACCTTGACCTCGGGCCCTACGGACCCGTCGACTGTG TGTAA
- the usp21 gene encoding ubiquitin carboxyl-terminal hydrolase 21 isoform X1, with protein MPGADCAKEEGSCKALCRNLVSQNGLQRETADISQSVLYTSLMGLLLVADNEKELLALGSGRAGLRNIGNTCFLNAIVQCLSHTRGLRDYCLLKSYRHDKFSKEEPRLTEAFSQVLSGLWNTKEEDTIVNPRQFYNIFRDAVPYFSGYSQQDAQEFLRFLLEKLHTEINRKPNIRRPLKDPEQKYARFRISEEAAATWKKHLENDDSKIVDVFSGQLRSSLHCSVCSHYSNTFDVFCDLSLPIPKRCTAGEVTLKECLDFFSQEERLDKENSPMCERCNRHTESTKRMSIQRFPHVIVIHLNRFTTSRWAIGKSTAYVSFPITNLDLGPYGPVDCGPVLYDLYAICNHAGTVNMGHYTACCCDDNGWCYYNDSSVTSIPETQLQTNQAYVLFYQRSDNAITTRN; from the exons ATGCCTGGAGCCGACTGCGCCAAGGAAGAGGGTTCATGCAAGGCCTTGTGTCGAAACCTGGTGTCCCAGAACGGCCTGCAGAGAGAGACAGCTGATATCTCGCAGTCTGTACTCTACACCTCCCTGATGGGGCTTCTGCTGGTCGCCGACAACGAG AAGGAGCTGCTTGCATTAGGAAGTGGAAGGGCTGGTCTTCGAAACATTGGCAACACT TGTTTCTTGAATGCAATAGTCCAATGTTTGTCTCACACTCGTGGCCTGCGGGACTACTGCCTCCTCAAGTCCTATAGACACGACAAATTCTCTAAGGAGGAGCCACGACTTACGGAAG CTTTCTCCCAGGTATTGTCTGGACTCTGGAATACAAAAGAAGAGGACACGATTGTAAATCCACGACAGTTTTATAACATTTTCAGAGATGCTGTGCCTTACTTCAGTGGCTACAG TCAACAGGATGCTCAGGAGTTTCTCAGATTTCTTTTGGAAAAGCTACACACCGAAATAAACCGCAAGCCCAACATTAGACGGCCATTGAAGGACCCAGAGCAAAAATATGCCAGATTTAG gatttCTGAAGAGGCAGCTGCTACTTGGAAGAAGCACTTAGAGAATGATGACAGCAAAATAGTCG ATGTGTTCTCGGGCCAGCTGCGCAGCTCGCTGCACTGCTCGGTGTGCTCCCACTACTCCAATACATTCGATGTGTTCTGTGACCTGTCACTGCCTATTCCCAAACGCTGCACAGCCGGAGAAGTGACGCTGAAGGAGTGCTTGGACTTCTTCTCCCAGGAGGAGAGGCTTGACAAGGAAAATTCACCT ATGTGTGAGAGGTGCAACAGGCACACAGAGAGCACTAAGCGCATGTCCATTCAGAGGTTTCCTCATGTTATTGTGATAC ACCTGAACCGTTTCACGACTTCACGGTGGGCGATCGGTAAAAGCACCGCCTATGTCTCCTTCCCAATCACCAACCTTGACCTCGGGCCCTACGGACCCGTCGACTGTG GGCCAGTATTGTATGATTTATATGCAATATGTAACCACGCTGGGACTGTCAACATGGGTCACTACACTGCTTGTTGTTGTGATGACAATGGATGGTGTTACTACAATGACTCCAG TGTAACATCAATTCCTGAGACGCAGCTTCAGACCAATCAAGCCTACGTGCTATTTTACCAGCGCAGCGACAACGCCATCACTACAAGGAACTAG
- the uba1 gene encoding ubiquitin-like modifier-activating enzyme 1 isoform X2 produces the protein MSSSPLSKKRRLSGTETKTGSHCSSSNSVRTDLSHTPANGMAKNGNDADIDEGLYSRQLYVLGHAAMKRMQNSNVLISGMRGLGVEIAKNVILGGVRSVTVHDQGVAEWRDLSSQFYIREEDLGKNRAEVSQSRLAELNNYVPVAAYTGALTEDFLTKFQVVVLTISTLEEQQKVGEFCHSKGIKIIVADTRGLFGQLFCDFGEEMIVHDTNGEQPLSAMISMITKDNPGVVTCLDEARHGFESGDFVTFSEVQGMTELNGCQPVEIKVLGPYTFSICDTAGFTDYVRGGIVSQVKIPKKFTFKSITPSMAEPEFIMTDFGKFERPAQLHVGFQAIHAFQKKHNRLPAPWNQGDGEEMLTLVKELNSAQSGSAKVEQLDEALIKKMCYVAAGDLAPVNAFIGGLAAQEVMKACTGKFMPIMQWLYFDALECLAEEEGVILTEEECAPRNSRYDGQIAVFGNKLQDLLAKQRYFLVGAGAIGCELLKNFAMIGLAGGEGEVIVTDMDTIEKSNLNRQFLFRQSDVTKMKSDTAAAAVKQMNPSIKITGHQNRVGPDTERIYDDDFFESLDGVANALDNVDARLYMDRRCVYYRKPLLESGTLGTKGNVQVVIPFLTESYSSSQDPPEKSIPICTLKNFPNAIEHTLQWARDEFEGLFKQPPENAMQYLSDPKFMERTLKLPGGQSAELLEAVYKSLVTDCPHSFADCVAWARNHWQCQYSNNIRQLLHNFPPDQLTSSGAPFWSGPKRCPHPLEFSTSNDLHIDYVMAAANLFAQTYGIESCTDRAAVVKLSEEVKVPNFTPRSGVKIHVSDQELQNSNSSVDDSRLEELKVLLPPPESSQFKLCAIDFEKDDDTNFHMDFIVAASNLRAENYDIPPTDRHNSKLIAGKIIPAIATTTAAVVGLVCLELIKIVQGHKKLESFKNGFMNLSLPFFAFSEPIAAPRHKYYEIEWTLWDRFEVSGLQPSGEEMTLRQFLDFFKNEHKLEITMLSQGVSMLYSFFMPAAKLRERLDLPMTEIVTKVSKKKLGKHVKALVFELCCNDLSDEDVEVPYVRYTIR, from the exons ATGTCCAGCTCGCCGCTGTCCAAGAAACGTCGCTTGTCAGGAACAGAGACGAAGACGGGATCCCACTGCTCCTCCTCAAACTCCGTCAGAACTGATCTGTCCCACACACCTGCCAAC GGCATGGCTAAGAATGGCAATGACGCTGACATTGATGAAGGCCTGTACTCAAGACAACT GTACGTGTTGGGCCATGCTGCGATGAAGCGCATGCAAAACTCCAATGTCCTCATCTCCGGTATGAGAGGTCTCGGAGTGGAGATTGCCAAGAACGTTATTCTGGGTGGAGTTCGAAGTGTCACTGTGCACGACCAAGGTGTCGCAGAATGGCGAGACCTCTCTTCTCAG TTTTACATTCGTGAAGAGGATTTGGGGAAGAACAGAGCAGAAGTTAGTCAGTCCCGTCTGGCTGAACTCAACAATTACGTCCCAGTGGCAGCATATACGGGTGCACTCACAGAAGACTTCCTGACAAAGTTCCAG GTTGTAGTGCTGACGATCTCTACTCTGGAGGAGCAGCAGAAAGTGGGAGAGTTCTGCCACAGCAAAGGCATCAAGATTATCGTCGCAGATACTCGGGGGCTGTTTGG CCAACTGTTTTGCGACTTTGGCGAGGAGATGATTGTGCACGACACGAATGGAGAACAGCCACTGAGCGCCATGATTTCCATGATTACCAAA GACAATCCAGGTGTTGTGACCTGCCTGGATGAGGCCCGGCACGGTTTTGAAAGCGGAGACTTTGTAACCTTCTCAGAGGTTCAGGGAATGACTGAACTAAATGGTTGTCAGCCAGTTGAAATCAAAGTGTTGG GGCCCTACACCTTCAGCATTTGTGATACAGCAGGATTTACAGATTATGTTAGAGGAGGAATCGTTTCCCAAGTCAAGATACCCAAGAAATTCACGTTT AAATCCATTACCCCCTCCATGGCTGAACCAGAGTTCATCATGACGGACTTCGGCAAGTTTGAGCGTCCAGCACAGTTACATGTGGGGTTTCAGGCCATCCACGCCTTTCAGAAAAAACACAACCGCCTTCCTGCGCCATGGAACCAG GGTGATGGTGAAGAAATGTTGACTTTGGTCAAGGAGCTGAACTCTGCACAGTCTGGATCAGCTAAAGTCGAGCAACTTGATGAAGCGCTCATCAAAAAGATGTGTTATGTTGCTGCTGGTGACCTGGCGCCTGTCAATGCTTTCATTGGCGGTTTAGCTGCACAGGAAGTTATGAAG GCATGCACAGGAAAATTCATGCCCATTATGCAGTGGTTGTACTTTGATGCATTGGAGTGTCTGGCAGAAGAGGAGGGAGTTATACTCACAGAGGAAGAGTGCGCCCCT AGGAACAGTCGCTACGATGGACAGATTGCAGTTTTTGGGAACAAGCTGCAGGATTTGCTTGCCAAGCAACGCTACTTCCTG GTCGGCGCTGGTGCCATTGGTTGTGAGCTCTTGAAAAACTTTGCCATGATTGGACTGGCTGGTGGCGAGGGTGAGGTCATTGTGACAGATATGGACACCATAGAGAAGTCTAACCTCAATAGACAGTTTCTCTTCAGACAATCAGATGTTACG aaaatgaaaagtgacacaGCTGCAGCAGCGGTTAAACAGATGAACCCCTCCATCAAGATCACTGGACACCAGAACAGGGTGGGCCCTGACACAGAGAGAATCTATGACGACGACTTCTTTGAAAGTCTCGATGGAGTAGCCAATGCACTGGACAATGTTGATGCAC GTTTATACATGGATCGGCGATGTGTGTACTACCGTAAACCCTTGCTAGAGTCTGGTACTCTAGGTACCAAAGGCAATGTCCAGGTCGTGATCCCCTTCCTTACAGAGTCGTACAGCTCGAGCCAGGATCCACCTGAGAAGTCCATCCCTATCTGTACCCTCAAGAATTTCCCAAATGCCATTGAGCACACACTGCAA TGGGCCCGCGATGAGTTTGAGGgccttttcaagcagccacccGAGAATGCCATGCAGTATCTCTC AGACCCCAAATTTATGGAGCGCACCCTCAAACTTCCCGGAGGTCAGTCTGCTGAGTTGCTGGAGGCTGTTTACAAGAGTCTAGTCACAGACTGCCCCCACAGCTTTGCTGACTGTGTAGCCTGGGCACGCAACCATTGGCAGTGCCAATACAGCAACAACATCCGCCAGCTATTGCACAACTTCCCCCCAGATCAG CTAACCAGCTCTGGCGCCCCCTTCTGGTCCGGTCCAAAGAGGTGTCCTCACCCCTTAGAATTCAGCACTAGCAAT GACCTGCACATAGACTACGTAATGGCTGCAGCCAACTTGTTTGCCCAGACGTATGGTATAGAAAGCTGCACCGATCGTGCAGCCGTAGTCAAGCTCTCAGAAGAGGTCAAGGTGCCTAATTTTACGCCACGTTCTGGAGTGAAAATTCACGTCTCTGATCAGGAGCTACAGAATAGCAATTCATCTGTTG ATGACTCTAGACTAGAGGAGCTGAAAGTCCTGCTGCCTCCCCCAGAGTCTTCTCAGTTCAAGCTTTGTGCTATTGACTTTGAAAAG GATGATGATACCAACTTCCACATGGACTTCATAGTAGCAGCATCCAACCTGAGGGCAGAGAATTATGACATCCCCCCTACTGACAGACATAAT AGCAAACTGATAGCTGGCAAGATCATTCCCGCCATCGCCACCACCACAGCTGCTGTTGTGGGTCTGGTGTGCCTTGAACTTATCAAGATCGTCCAAGGGCATAAAAAGCTGGAGTCATTTAAGAATGGGTTCATGAATCTGTCCCTGCCGTTCTTTGCCTTCTCCGAGCCCATCGCTGCTCCCAGGCATAAG TACTACGAAATCGAATGGACGTTATGGGATCGTTTCGAGGTCAGTGGCTTGCAGCCCAGTGGAGAGGAGATGACACTGCGGCAGTTTCTGGACTTCTTTAAA AATGAGCATAAGTTGGAGATCACCATGCTTTCTCAGGGAGTGTCCATGCTCTACTCATTCTTCATGCCTGCTGCCAAACTCAGAGAGAGGCTTGATCTGCC GATGACTGAGATTGTGACCAAAGTGTCTAAAAAGAAGTTGGGCAAGCATGTCAAAGCTCTGGTGTTCGAGTTGTGCTGCAACGACTTGTCAGACGAAGACGTTGAAGTGCCGTACGTCAGATACACTATTCGCTGA
- the arhgef3l gene encoding rho guanine nucleotide exchange factor (GEF) 3, like yields the protein MEVDESFEMRTSWSQSAGETQCTTTCDHAGKKRKQDSTPERVIRMTEDNEQEEEEEQEEDKMLPEHMNDSEEPSNKRVKPVVKSNSLTGVITPAKTPALKRIGQSISRSISFRTEARPLPTPPLRSRTKGTMFPRRRNSQCWSDTVEIHNLTAKEIKRQEVIYELTEGERQLIEDLSLVKKVYYEPMLKLDIMSESELRQIFGTLDSLIPLHEDLLSRLERLRGSKKTVGEVAPTLMNWFPCLEAYVTYCCNQVEAKALLDHKKHEKRVEQFLRLCQESSFSRKLDLWNFLDLPRSRLVKYPLLLKEIQKCTPAEHPDEFTLPDALQLIQSIVAEVNKKTGEAECQFYRRGLTYLEDCQRLPEIQQSRFLYCHGELKNNKGQRLHVFLFELALVLTRPGEEREGGHVFQVYRQPLPNASLNLEVIPDGEAGGGGSFRGAFTGGNDKVKNCFRVSSRGRSKAHSYSLQANDSFSKQQWVTCLRQAVVQSRDRKAQSRQSVALPHSDPTLCHIADLSLSCDADMAEVTGR from the exons ATGGAAGTGGACGAGAGCTTTGAGATGAGAACATCCTG gtCACAAAGTGCAGGAGAGACACAGTGCACCACTACCTGTGACCATGCAGGA AAGAAGAGAAAACAAGACTCAACGCCTGAACGTGTGATCCGAATGACTGAA GATaacgagcaggaggaggaggaagagcaagAGGAGGACAAAATGTTGCCTGAGCACATGAATGACTCAGAG GAGCCCAGCAACAAACGGGTCAAACCAGTGGTCAAGTCAAACAGCCTAACAGGGGTCATCACGCCGGCGAAGACCCCTGCTCTCAAACGCATCGGACAGTCCATTTCG CGTTCCATCAGTTTTCGAACCGAGGCTCGGCCTTTGCCCACGCCGCCCCTGCGCTCGCGCACAAAGGGCACCATGTTTCCACGGAGGCGCAACAGCCAATGCTGGAGCGACACGGTGGAGATTCACAACCTCACCGCCAAGGAGATCAAACGTCAAGAG GTCATTTACGAGCTGACTGAGGGGGAGCGACAACTCATCGAGGACCTCAGTCTTGTTAAAAAG GTGTACTATGAGCCCATGCTGAAGCTTGACATCATGTCCGAGAGTGAACTGCGGCAGATTTTCGGCACTCTGGACTCTCTCATTCCTCTCCATGAAG ATCTGCTAAGCCGTCTCGAACGTCTGAGGGGATCGAAGAAAACAGTGGGCGAGGTGGCTCCCACTCTGATGAATTGG TTTCCTTGCCTGGAAGCCTATGTCACATACTGCTGCAACCAGGTGGAAGCCAAAGCGCTGCTGGACCACAAGAAGCATGAGAAGCGCGTGGAGCAGTTCTTGCGCCTGTGCCAGGAGTCGTCATTTAGCAGGAAACTGGACCTCTGGAACTTTCTGGATCTCCCTCGAAGCCGTTTGGTGAAATATCCTCTTTTGCTGAAAGAGATTCAGAAGTGCACACCTGCTGAGCATCCCGATGAGTTTACATTGCCCGATGCA TTGCAACTGATCCAGAGCATTGTGGCAGAGGTGAACAAAAAGACGGGTGAAGCTGAGTGTCAGTTCTACCGGCGGGGGCTCACCTACCTTGAAGATTGCCAGAGACTTCCCGAGATCCAACAGTCGCGCTTCCTCTATTGCCACGGGGAGCTCAAGAACAATAAGGGCCAG CGTCTGCATGTGTTCCTGTTTGAGCTGGCTCTGGTGCTGACCAGACCGGGAGAAGAACGGGAAGGAGGCCACGTCTTCCAAGTGTACAGGCAACCTCTCCCCAACGCCTCCTTAAACCTGGAGGTGATCCCAGATGGGGAAGCAGGCGGAGGGGGTTCCTTCAGAGGAGCTTTCACGGGGGGCAATGACAAAG TGAAAAACTGTTTTCGCGTGAGCAGCAGGGGGCGCTCCAAAGCCCACTCCTACAGCCTGCAGGCCAATGACTCCTTCAGCAAGCAACAGTGGGTTACGTGCTTGCGCCAGGCTGTAGTCCAGTCTCGAGACAGGAAGGCCCAGAGCAGACAGTCAGTGGCGCTACCGCACTCTGACCCCACTCTGTGTCACATCGCCGACCTCAGCCTCAGCTGCGATGCCGACATGGCCGAAGTCACCGGCCGCTGA
- the uba1 gene encoding ubiquitin-like modifier-activating enzyme 1 isoform X1, with protein MLRRTLNFVLYAHRLLLFRIVRSFHKLLNTMSSSPLSKKRRLSGTETKTGSHCSSSNSVRTDLSHTPANGMAKNGNDADIDEGLYSRQLYVLGHAAMKRMQNSNVLISGMRGLGVEIAKNVILGGVRSVTVHDQGVAEWRDLSSQFYIREEDLGKNRAEVSQSRLAELNNYVPVAAYTGALTEDFLTKFQVVVLTISTLEEQQKVGEFCHSKGIKIIVADTRGLFGQLFCDFGEEMIVHDTNGEQPLSAMISMITKDNPGVVTCLDEARHGFESGDFVTFSEVQGMTELNGCQPVEIKVLGPYTFSICDTAGFTDYVRGGIVSQVKIPKKFTFKSITPSMAEPEFIMTDFGKFERPAQLHVGFQAIHAFQKKHNRLPAPWNQGDGEEMLTLVKELNSAQSGSAKVEQLDEALIKKMCYVAAGDLAPVNAFIGGLAAQEVMKACTGKFMPIMQWLYFDALECLAEEEGVILTEEECAPRNSRYDGQIAVFGNKLQDLLAKQRYFLVGAGAIGCELLKNFAMIGLAGGEGEVIVTDMDTIEKSNLNRQFLFRQSDVTKMKSDTAAAAVKQMNPSIKITGHQNRVGPDTERIYDDDFFESLDGVANALDNVDARLYMDRRCVYYRKPLLESGTLGTKGNVQVVIPFLTESYSSSQDPPEKSIPICTLKNFPNAIEHTLQWARDEFEGLFKQPPENAMQYLSDPKFMERTLKLPGGQSAELLEAVYKSLVTDCPHSFADCVAWARNHWQCQYSNNIRQLLHNFPPDQLTSSGAPFWSGPKRCPHPLEFSTSNDLHIDYVMAAANLFAQTYGIESCTDRAAVVKLSEEVKVPNFTPRSGVKIHVSDQELQNSNSSVDDSRLEELKVLLPPPESSQFKLCAIDFEKDDDTNFHMDFIVAASNLRAENYDIPPTDRHNSKLIAGKIIPAIATTTAAVVGLVCLELIKIVQGHKKLESFKNGFMNLSLPFFAFSEPIAAPRHKYYEIEWTLWDRFEVSGLQPSGEEMTLRQFLDFFKNEHKLEITMLSQGVSMLYSFFMPAAKLRERLDLPMTEIVTKVSKKKLGKHVKALVFELCCNDLSDEDVEVPYVRYTIR; from the exons ATGCTCAGGCGTACTTTGAATTTCGTCCTGTATGCCCACCGGCTGCTGCTTTTCCGGATCGTTCGAAGCTTTCATAAACTGCTGAACACG ATGTCCAGCTCGCCGCTGTCCAAGAAACGTCGCTTGTCAGGAACAGAGACGAAGACGGGATCCCACTGCTCCTCCTCAAACTCCGTCAGAACTGATCTGTCCCACACACCTGCCAAC GGCATGGCTAAGAATGGCAATGACGCTGACATTGATGAAGGCCTGTACTCAAGACAACT GTACGTGTTGGGCCATGCTGCGATGAAGCGCATGCAAAACTCCAATGTCCTCATCTCCGGTATGAGAGGTCTCGGAGTGGAGATTGCCAAGAACGTTATTCTGGGTGGAGTTCGAAGTGTCACTGTGCACGACCAAGGTGTCGCAGAATGGCGAGACCTCTCTTCTCAG TTTTACATTCGTGAAGAGGATTTGGGGAAGAACAGAGCAGAAGTTAGTCAGTCCCGTCTGGCTGAACTCAACAATTACGTCCCAGTGGCAGCATATACGGGTGCACTCACAGAAGACTTCCTGACAAAGTTCCAG GTTGTAGTGCTGACGATCTCTACTCTGGAGGAGCAGCAGAAAGTGGGAGAGTTCTGCCACAGCAAAGGCATCAAGATTATCGTCGCAGATACTCGGGGGCTGTTTGG CCAACTGTTTTGCGACTTTGGCGAGGAGATGATTGTGCACGACACGAATGGAGAACAGCCACTGAGCGCCATGATTTCCATGATTACCAAA GACAATCCAGGTGTTGTGACCTGCCTGGATGAGGCCCGGCACGGTTTTGAAAGCGGAGACTTTGTAACCTTCTCAGAGGTTCAGGGAATGACTGAACTAAATGGTTGTCAGCCAGTTGAAATCAAAGTGTTGG GGCCCTACACCTTCAGCATTTGTGATACAGCAGGATTTACAGATTATGTTAGAGGAGGAATCGTTTCCCAAGTCAAGATACCCAAGAAATTCACGTTT AAATCCATTACCCCCTCCATGGCTGAACCAGAGTTCATCATGACGGACTTCGGCAAGTTTGAGCGTCCAGCACAGTTACATGTGGGGTTTCAGGCCATCCACGCCTTTCAGAAAAAACACAACCGCCTTCCTGCGCCATGGAACCAG GGTGATGGTGAAGAAATGTTGACTTTGGTCAAGGAGCTGAACTCTGCACAGTCTGGATCAGCTAAAGTCGAGCAACTTGATGAAGCGCTCATCAAAAAGATGTGTTATGTTGCTGCTGGTGACCTGGCGCCTGTCAATGCTTTCATTGGCGGTTTAGCTGCACAGGAAGTTATGAAG GCATGCACAGGAAAATTCATGCCCATTATGCAGTGGTTGTACTTTGATGCATTGGAGTGTCTGGCAGAAGAGGAGGGAGTTATACTCACAGAGGAAGAGTGCGCCCCT AGGAACAGTCGCTACGATGGACAGATTGCAGTTTTTGGGAACAAGCTGCAGGATTTGCTTGCCAAGCAACGCTACTTCCTG GTCGGCGCTGGTGCCATTGGTTGTGAGCTCTTGAAAAACTTTGCCATGATTGGACTGGCTGGTGGCGAGGGTGAGGTCATTGTGACAGATATGGACACCATAGAGAAGTCTAACCTCAATAGACAGTTTCTCTTCAGACAATCAGATGTTACG aaaatgaaaagtgacacaGCTGCAGCAGCGGTTAAACAGATGAACCCCTCCATCAAGATCACTGGACACCAGAACAGGGTGGGCCCTGACACAGAGAGAATCTATGACGACGACTTCTTTGAAAGTCTCGATGGAGTAGCCAATGCACTGGACAATGTTGATGCAC GTTTATACATGGATCGGCGATGTGTGTACTACCGTAAACCCTTGCTAGAGTCTGGTACTCTAGGTACCAAAGGCAATGTCCAGGTCGTGATCCCCTTCCTTACAGAGTCGTACAGCTCGAGCCAGGATCCACCTGAGAAGTCCATCCCTATCTGTACCCTCAAGAATTTCCCAAATGCCATTGAGCACACACTGCAA TGGGCCCGCGATGAGTTTGAGGgccttttcaagcagccacccGAGAATGCCATGCAGTATCTCTC AGACCCCAAATTTATGGAGCGCACCCTCAAACTTCCCGGAGGTCAGTCTGCTGAGTTGCTGGAGGCTGTTTACAAGAGTCTAGTCACAGACTGCCCCCACAGCTTTGCTGACTGTGTAGCCTGGGCACGCAACCATTGGCAGTGCCAATACAGCAACAACATCCGCCAGCTATTGCACAACTTCCCCCCAGATCAG CTAACCAGCTCTGGCGCCCCCTTCTGGTCCGGTCCAAAGAGGTGTCCTCACCCCTTAGAATTCAGCACTAGCAAT GACCTGCACATAGACTACGTAATGGCTGCAGCCAACTTGTTTGCCCAGACGTATGGTATAGAAAGCTGCACCGATCGTGCAGCCGTAGTCAAGCTCTCAGAAGAGGTCAAGGTGCCTAATTTTACGCCACGTTCTGGAGTGAAAATTCACGTCTCTGATCAGGAGCTACAGAATAGCAATTCATCTGTTG ATGACTCTAGACTAGAGGAGCTGAAAGTCCTGCTGCCTCCCCCAGAGTCTTCTCAGTTCAAGCTTTGTGCTATTGACTTTGAAAAG GATGATGATACCAACTTCCACATGGACTTCATAGTAGCAGCATCCAACCTGAGGGCAGAGAATTATGACATCCCCCCTACTGACAGACATAAT AGCAAACTGATAGCTGGCAAGATCATTCCCGCCATCGCCACCACCACAGCTGCTGTTGTGGGTCTGGTGTGCCTTGAACTTATCAAGATCGTCCAAGGGCATAAAAAGCTGGAGTCATTTAAGAATGGGTTCATGAATCTGTCCCTGCCGTTCTTTGCCTTCTCCGAGCCCATCGCTGCTCCCAGGCATAAG TACTACGAAATCGAATGGACGTTATGGGATCGTTTCGAGGTCAGTGGCTTGCAGCCCAGTGGAGAGGAGATGACACTGCGGCAGTTTCTGGACTTCTTTAAA AATGAGCATAAGTTGGAGATCACCATGCTTTCTCAGGGAGTGTCCATGCTCTACTCATTCTTCATGCCTGCTGCCAAACTCAGAGAGAGGCTTGATCTGCC GATGACTGAGATTGTGACCAAAGTGTCTAAAAAGAAGTTGGGCAAGCATGTCAAAGCTCTGGTGTTCGAGTTGTGCTGCAACGACTTGTCAGACGAAGACGTTGAAGTGCCGTACGTCAGATACACTATTCGCTGA